TGTCATAACTGGCTTGTCATTTCCTAAAAATATGAAGTGGGGCAGCTATGACCTAAAATATATCCGACCTATTAAATGGTTAGTTGCCTTATTCGATACAGAAGTCATTCCTTTTGAAATCACAGACGTTAAGTCGGGTAATACTTCAAGAGGTCATCGCTTTCTTGGAACGGAAATTGATATTGATACTCCGGAAGAGTATAAACAAAAACTGTTGTCTCAATTTGTATTAGTGGACTATCAAGAGAGAAAAAGTGCGATTAGACTTCAACTAGAAAGACTCGCGGAAAGTGAAGGTTGGGTAATCCCAATTGACGAAGATCTTTTAGAGGAAGTTACAAATCTTGTTGAATATCCAACTGTTCTATTTGGGAAGTTCGATGAAGAATTTTTAGCATTACCAGATGAAGTTTTAATCACATCAATGAAGGAGCACCAACGTTACTTCCCTGTAAAGAACTCGGAAGGTACATTGTTACCGTTTTTTGTAACGGTTCGTAATGGTGATCACGTTAATATTGATAAGGTTGCAAAAGGAAATGAAAAGGTATTAACAGCACGTTTATCCGACGCGAATTTCTTCTTTAAAGAAGATCAAAAAAAATCTGTGGATGAATGGAACCAAAAGCTTGAGAAGATTGTTTATCAAGAACAAATTGGAACTTATGCTGAAAAAGTCGACAGAATCATTGCGCTTTCTAATTGGTTAGGAGACGTATTGAAACTAGAACAACGTCAAAAAGAAATGGTAACCCGTACAGCAGAAATTTGTAAATTCGATTTAGTTACGCATATGGTTTATGAATTCCCTGAACTTCAAGGATATATGGGCGAAAAGTATGCTCTTCTTAACCAAGAAAAGCCTGAAGTAGCTAAAGCCATCCACGAACACTATATGCCACGTCATTCTGAAGATTCCATACCTTCTACAGTAGAAGGGTCGATTGTAAGCATTGCTGACAAGATGGATACGATTGTTTCCTGTTTTGCCATAGGTCTAATCCCATCTGGTTCACAAGACCCGTACGCACTAAGAAGACAGGCATGGGGAATTGTGACGACATTACTTGGGAAGCAATGGCCAGTAACCATTGAATCTCTCGTACAGCAATCCTTCGAGAATGTTCAAGCTAGTAACGTAAAGAAAAGTGATAAAGTGGATGTTGTTCATGAGGTTTTGAACTTCTTTAAGCAAAGAATTAAGTTTATTTTACAAGAACAGGGAATTCGTTATGATGTAGTGGATGCTGTATTGGCAGGTAGCATAGAAGAAGTTCCTACGATTGTTGAAAGAGCCAATATTTTAAATGAAAAACGTGAGGACACAAACTTTAAAGAAACGATTGAGAGCCTGGCAAGAGTTATCAATATCGCAAAGAAAGCAGAAGTAGAAGTTGATGTAGATTCTTCCTTGTTTGAAAATGAATATGAAATCAATCTTTTAAATGCCTTTGTTTCAATAAATCAACAATGGGAAGATATAAAGTCAGAAAGTGAGAGATTCAATCGACTTTCTGAATTGAAAAATACCATTGACCCTTATTTTGACAACACGATGGTTATGAGTACCGATGAAAACGTTCGTGTAAATCGTCTATCACTTATGAAAAAAATAGCAACACTTATCTTAAAGTTTGCCGATGTAAATCAACTACAAGTGAAACAAACGGCTTAATCTAAGCAAAAGTAAAGCGCTCAGAAAATACGTCTGAGCGCTTATAAATTAAGAAAGGCTGTTTTCGTAAAG
The genomic region above belongs to Bacillus carboniphilus and contains:
- the glyS gene encoding glycine--tRNA ligase subunit beta — translated: MSNVLIEIGLEEMPARYVTDSMDQLKEKTKNWLNENRIKFDSVNAYSTPRRLAVFIQGVADSQEDVIEEAKGPAKHIALDQEGNWSKAAIGFSKGQGKSVEDIYFQEVNGVEYCFVKKEEKGQKTKDLLPHFQSVITGLSFPKNMKWGSYDLKYIRPIKWLVALFDTEVIPFEITDVKSGNTSRGHRFLGTEIDIDTPEEYKQKLLSQFVLVDYQERKSAIRLQLERLAESEGWVIPIDEDLLEEVTNLVEYPTVLFGKFDEEFLALPDEVLITSMKEHQRYFPVKNSEGTLLPFFVTVRNGDHVNIDKVAKGNEKVLTARLSDANFFFKEDQKKSVDEWNQKLEKIVYQEQIGTYAEKVDRIIALSNWLGDVLKLEQRQKEMVTRTAEICKFDLVTHMVYEFPELQGYMGEKYALLNQEKPEVAKAIHEHYMPRHSEDSIPSTVEGSIVSIADKMDTIVSCFAIGLIPSGSQDPYALRRQAWGIVTTLLGKQWPVTIESLVQQSFENVQASNVKKSDKVDVVHEVLNFFKQRIKFILQEQGIRYDVVDAVLAGSIEEVPTIVERANILNEKREDTNFKETIESLARVINIAKKAEVEVDVDSSLFENEYEINLLNAFVSINQQWEDIKSESERFNRLSELKNTIDPYFDNTMVMSTDENVRVNRLSLMKKIATLILKFADVNQLQVKQTA